The nucleotide window GGCAGATGTCATTCAAACACGGTGGGCGGGGCTATCGTTTCTCAGCTTCTGATTGGCCGTCGTTGCGCTCGTGATGTTTCGAGTTGTCCAATCACATACGAGTTTATGGGTGTGGTCTGTGAAATCACTCAATCAGAATGTTCCACATCTCTTTGCTAATTAGCATAGGTTAGTCAATAAATCCCTCTGTCAGACTCACTGCAGTCACTGATTCGTCGAAGTATCGTCTAGCAGCATCATGCCGGAACCAGCGAAGTCCGCTCCTAAGAAAGGCTCCAAGAAGGCCGTCACTAAGACCGCAGGGAAAGGAGGAAAGAAGCGCAGAAAGTCCAGGAAGGAGAGTTACGCCATCTACGTCTACAAAGTCCTGAAGCAGGTCCATCCTGACACCGGTATCTCTTCCAAGGCGATGGGAATCATGAACTCTTTCGTCAATGACATCTTCGAGCGCATCGGTGGAGAAGCGTCTCGTCTGGCTCACTACAACAAGCGCTCCACCATCACTTCACGAGAGATCCAGACCGCTGTGCGTCTGCTGCTGCCCGGTGAACTGGCCAAACACGCCGTGTCTGAGGGCACCAAGGCCGTCACCAAGTACACCAGCTCCAAGTAGATCTCATCAAACTCACAAacccaaaggctcttttaagagccacctaTCTACTCACTGAAAGAGTTTTCTCATTGATGTTTTTGGGGGTATTCactttttatttgatcaaatttttagtttttttataaaaCAGTTTTATTGTAAGTTTCTAATTTGGAAAGGTTACAAGCTTTTCACTTAATAGCTCttctccttgtcatccaagatgtttttcttttttcagtggtaaagaaattgttttttgagaaaagtgtttcaggaatgttctccatatagtggacttctatagtagacttccatgagtttgaacttcctaaatgcagcttcaaaggactctaaatgatcccagctgaggaagaagggttttatctagtgagactatcagttattttctaaaataaattacaatttgtatgctttttaatctcaaatgctggtcttgtctagctctgtgtgtactctgttcaGTCTGGTTCAAGATAGTTaggatatgttgaaaaactcccatttaattttctccttcaacttcaaaattgcttgatttttattatgatttattgTTATATATTGTGACAATGGTAATTATATACAGGCCGGTTCCAGAACTAAATCACTAAGGGTTTTCTTATAAACtctaaccatatatatatatatatatatatatatatatatatatatatatatatatatatacacactaccagtcaaaagtttggacacacttgacttatttttttttttttttttatgtttagtcaaatattaattatttaaaaaataatacaatatattattttaatttatttaatttgattgtattctgtttttttttttttttaatatacaaattGTACCAAGGAATgcttctcagtttgtttttaagaaaaatatttgtttttttctacttgaaaaaaaaaaaaatcttaacttcagtttttcttaaaaacaaactgaaaggcattccttggcacaatttatatttaaaaataaaataaaaataaaataaaataaatatttttatatataataatttttttttttattaatatttgactaaaaaaaaaaacattaagtcaagtgtgtcaatacttttgactggtagtgtgtgtgtatatatatatatatatatatatatagtatagtgCGATCTCACAAAGATAGGCTatgttataatttaatataacatACTATTTCCACAGAGACGCGTCGTGCACAAATCAGATCAGAATCAGTTAAGAGATTTTATGGTTAAATGTAAGTTAGTCAGAATCTGCTTGTTTCACAAGTTTACGGTGTTATCCGCATTCGTAGATCTTCCCAGTATAACAAGAAAAAAGGTTTCTCGCATAATCCATTTAAAATttgaagaaaagttttgtttgtcctCGTATACCGTTTCAGGAATGACAAACGCAAATGAATCAGCTAAATTGTTCTGCTAGGCATTGCTAGAAAACACTTTATGTTGATAGTTCCACATTCTACTAACATTAAGTAACTTTGCGACTACATGTGAACTAGccgtcattagagtattagtacaCTATCTGCTTAATATCTTCATTTTGTTGGGTCCACAACATACTACATCCTGACTAGTATATTCTACTAACCCTACTCTGAGAGATAgtagacatgtagttgcaaatacTTAAGCATTGTTATTCCATTATTCTACTTATTTATTCATACGTTAGTACAGTAAAAGTATACAAATGTGGTGTAATACTCATTAATCCATAAACAAGAAGCTGATgagtgatcctctgctgccatctactggttaGAATAGTAATTGtgtgtcattttcatcttaaatgtCTTTGTTTTCCACCAGGAGACACGTTTTTGGCAAGTCTTTTCATCttcatgaatgaaaagtgaatcgtTAAAGTGAATTTTACTGCACAACTGTGGTTAAAAATATTATAGGCTTTAACATATTTGAAGTTAACAGTGGGTAACGGGCACTAAAtgtgtaattgtttttgtttgtgttatATATTCATGTACCTCACTCCAGCCAGACAACCAgtgttataatattataatataatctaACATTTTAATTAGCTAGTTTTAGATTAAAATCTTTGTCTTTgctgtaaaaaaaactaaaaataactttccttggtatatataataaaacaatgtTTGATTCATTGGTATTGATAACAGCTTAACGTCATTTACCTTAGTCTACCTTTGGGGTCTTTGCTATTATATTCCAATATCATTAAGCAACCCTGCCTTCTTGGGTTTTATCCTGCTGTTATTTCTCCAGTGGACCTGTTTTTACTCTCATTTCCACCAAAGCAGGTGAAACGGGTTCACAATCACTTCTGCTTCCAAACCAgtggtgcgtttcccaaaaagcAATGTTTGCCCGTTCCGTCATTACTAATAGAGTTCAACGGAACTAACAACCATAGATAGataacaatgcttttgggaaatgcacctTAGACGTGATGTTATACCTAAAATGACTATCACTGTTAGAATGATTTTTGTTAAATGTTCATGGTGTTGTGTTTAGAACTGAGAACTGAACAGACTTGCATGTAAAAGGTTAGTAATTCCGACATTGATAACCCTCtggtcattccaaacctgtaagacggATGATATCTTTGATGAAAACCGAGAGCGCCGTAGACAGAAGGGATGGGACTGACTCTGAGATCGTCCGAATGCATCGCGTTTCtctttggaatcgattctgagctgaggttttaacagcagatggcgctctaatctagtttttatccGCACACTCAAACGCTCACGAAGAAGAGCGATGAAGAGCATCTGTGAGTCGTGTAATTTCACCTGGGCTCAGAATGCGTTTATGACACAAGATTATTGTAAACGCAGCCCACTGCGCTGTAAACAGTtttaaccagtttcaacttaaaaacctgaGTTCAGCCGCTGCCTTacaatgttaagttaaatcaacttaatatacaagtcatttgaactcacaacaataaaattagttaaaatgactttttcagttgatttaacttatgagttgaaactaCTTGtatattaagttgatttaacttaaaatgttaaggcacctgctgaacttaagttttttaagttgaaactggttaaaACTTTCTACAGTGTGTGTGAACACCCTTGTAATTGACTTCAACCTTTTCAGATTGTATGAATGGTTATTTTAGTGCGTGTAAGAGCACTGCTGTGTCTAAAGCAATAAGTGCCATCTGATgttcaaaactaagctcagagTCGATTTGAGAAAGAATCAAGATGTGTTTGgaaatctcagaatcgatgctGATTAATTTCTCAATTTGCGTTGCAACGATTTATCATCCCATCCCTAATAGACAACGCAACTAAAATGTTCCCAGACCCAGAAAGGCTGTAAGGTTGTTGTTAAATAGTCTCTCTGCATATACTTACATATGCACTTATATATAGATCTTAGCCTGTGTTAGTCTTGTGTTTGGACTTGTGTGTGTGTTACTTCCTGTCTGAGTGCCAGTGGTAGTCCTATTGTTTCATTGGTCTTCTTAATCATCTTCACAGGTGTGTTTTGTCATCTTGTTAGCATCTCTGTGTATAAATAGCTCAGTGTTTTAGTCAGTCTTTATCTTTGATTGGATGTTGAGTTGGTTGTTTACGTTGTTCTCCCAGTGTTTGCATTAGCTTTGTGTGTTTAGAGAAACGTCACTCTCTGTCTTTGGATCCGGCCGCTCATCGTCCTCAAACTGTTTCTCTACAGTTCTTTgcgaaattattcacaccccttcattttttcacattttgttttgttgcagcgttatgttaaactgctttaaattacttttttttcccccacatcaatctacatctcatacaccataatgacagcacaaaacaggtttgtaacaactttgcaaatttattggaaataaaaaactgaaaaggtcccgttgcataagtattcatacccttttctgggacactggaaatgtatctcaggagcgttcatattgcttctagatgttcctacacttggagtagagttaaactgtggcaaattcatttgaatgagtctgatttagaaagacacacacctctcagaaaaggtctaacagctgaaaatgcagatcagagcaaaaaccaagataactgcctgtagagctcagtgacagacttgcgttaaggcgatgatctagagaagagttcagaaacaaatctgctgcattgaaggttgacagaagcattctccataatggaagacgactggaacaactaggactctagaaaatgtccaagctgacagagatggagaggtgaaaaggtgaggcaaagaatggcagataattgccaaatgcagatgtgcaaagatgctcacatcagacccaaaaacacttgaggctgtaaagctgcttcaactatggactgagttaagggtatgaatacttatgcaatctacttatttcagtgttttatttgtaatacatttgtcaaatttgcaaatctggtttttgctttgtcattattatggtgtatggagtgtaaattgatgtggggaaaaactcatttaaagcagtttaacataatgctgcaacaaaacaaaatgaaaaaatgaaggggtatgaatacttttgcaaggcactgtatgtgtgtgagatatatatatatatataaatcctaTGAAGATGCCAATTCCTTGTCCTCATGGGAACATTTTTTGGTCCCCATGATGAAGAGCTCATAAATCATacagaaagcagttttttttcatctaaaaatgcTAATAGTTTTCTGTGAGGGTTAGATTTATGTGTAGGGTTTAAttaaatatggtttgtacagtattaaAACCATTAGACCAATAGAATATCCCCATAAAGCATGGAAACCCAAcacgtgtgtgtgtatatttttgttaaaatctCAGCAACTTAATTTTCCAGTGTTTTAGAATTATATTTCTGAATGAACATGTGActcagaaatgatgctgaaaacacggctttgatcacagaaatcaattacagttcaacagatattcacatagaaaacagccgttttaaattgtacaaatatttcagtttttatctgtattttaaaataaataagtggCGAACAGAGGAGAATTGAACCTCATGTTATGAAAGTGCAAAAGCATTATGAAAAATGGTTTCCTATTAAATCAAAAAATAAAGTGGTGTGCCAGCAAATagtactttttaaattttaacttttgtttttgaataaaggtcATGAATCTGAT belongs to Garra rufa chromosome 3, GarRuf1.0, whole genome shotgun sequence and includes:
- the LOC141332361 gene encoding histone H2B-like, yielding MPEPAKSAPKKGSKKAVTKTAGKGGKKRRKSRKESYAIYVYKVLKQVHPDTGISSKAMGIMNSFVNDIFERIGGEASRLAHYNKRSTITSREIQTAVRLLLPGELAKHAVSEGTKAVTKYTSSK